A region of Salinibacter sp. 10B DNA encodes the following proteins:
- a CDS encoding sulfite exporter TauE/SafE family protein, with the protein MPVIPSTSVLRDRWSRRYLVGVIGPIAATLLVWGTYMTTQELWGLFRTHGFMTITMIAGSFVAGVSSEGGGAVAYPVMTLVFDIAPAVARNFSLAIQSVGMTAAALYIWARRIPVETTYLWLVALGSVPGIVGGTYFIAPYVPPAYAKMMFVSFFLSYGLALFVINHIRDEGAIRTLPALTGVQQTELLGIGLIGGILSSIFGNGIDICSFAFVTLKYRLSEKVATPTSVVLMAFNAVLGFFLHALVLQDMQLEAYRFWWVSIPVVVFGAPLGAYVVNRVPRLYIATLLYVVIVVQFVSALWIIQPTVPLLLFSAGIFGVGILLFFQLTRWGPTSPAS; encoded by the coding sequence ATGCCTGTGATTCCGTCGACCTCTGTGCTACGCGACCGATGGTCTCGCCGCTATCTGGTCGGAGTGATAGGCCCCATTGCCGCAACGCTCCTGGTCTGGGGCACTTACATGACCACACAGGAGCTGTGGGGCCTCTTCCGCACCCACGGCTTCATGACCATAACGATGATAGCGGGATCGTTCGTCGCGGGCGTAAGCTCCGAGGGTGGGGGAGCGGTCGCCTACCCGGTGATGACGCTCGTCTTCGACATTGCTCCCGCCGTGGCCCGCAACTTCAGTCTGGCCATTCAGAGCGTTGGGATGACCGCGGCCGCGCTCTACATCTGGGCACGACGCATTCCGGTAGAGACGACCTACTTGTGGCTGGTCGCGCTGGGAAGTGTGCCCGGCATCGTGGGCGGCACCTACTTCATTGCACCGTACGTGCCGCCGGCCTACGCGAAGATGATGTTCGTGTCGTTTTTCCTGAGCTACGGCCTGGCCCTCTTCGTGATCAACCACATTCGCGACGAGGGCGCCATCCGTACCCTTCCGGCCCTCACCGGCGTGCAGCAGACGGAGCTTCTTGGAATTGGTCTCATCGGGGGGATCCTCAGCTCCATCTTCGGCAATGGAATCGACATTTGCTCCTTCGCCTTCGTGACGCTCAAGTACCGCCTCTCGGAAAAGGTGGCCACGCCCACCTCGGTGGTGCTCATGGCGTTCAATGCGGTCCTCGGGTTTTTCCTGCACGCGCTCGTGCTGCAGGACATGCAGCTCGAAGCGTATCGCTTTTGGTGGGTGAGCATTCCGGTCGTTGTCTTCGGCGCGCCCCTTGGTGCCTACGTGGTGAACCGAGTGCCGCGACTCTACATTGCCACGCTACTCTACGTGGTGATTGTCGTCCAATTCGTAAGCGCACTTTGGATCATCCAGCCGACCGTTCCGCTCCTCCTCTTCTCCGCGGGAATCTTCGGGGTCGGCATCCTGCTCTTCTTTCAGCTGACGCGATGGGGACCGACGTCCCCGGCGTCGTGA
- a CDS encoding cupin domain-containing protein → METETPTSTLLGDRSPADFLNDYWQKRPLVVRDALPDFQSPLSPNELAGLACEDGVESRLILKEGGEYPWELRHGPFMTDDFLDLPETHWTVLVQEVDRLIPEVGALLDHFRFLPDWRIDDVMVSYAPTDGTVGPHIDNYDVFLLQGLGHRRWQIGTEPVATEEIVPDLDVRILADFEPDEEFVLGPGDMLYLPPRVAHHGIAEDDECMTYSVGFRAPRHQDLVGAFLQHAMEQLDPDARYSDPDLSPVENAGAIPEQTRTKVYDLLRGLVDDDAAIDRWLGQYLTRPDRDRQAVPPQTPVSASALVEALKQGIDLRRGPVSHLAYVEYEDTALLFVNGEARRLDSDLAYAAPIITGREVVPADRLTPYLDDDAFVDLLVSLVNEGILEQAAL, encoded by the coding sequence ATGGAAACAGAGACGCCCACCTCCACCCTCCTCGGCGACCGCTCGCCTGCCGACTTCTTGAACGACTACTGGCAGAAGCGGCCGCTCGTCGTCCGCGACGCACTGCCCGACTTTCAATCGCCGCTCTCGCCCAATGAACTGGCGGGACTGGCCTGCGAGGACGGGGTCGAAAGCCGCCTGATCCTGAAAGAAGGGGGCGAGTATCCGTGGGAGCTACGGCACGGCCCATTCATGACGGACGACTTCCTCGATCTGCCGGAGACGCACTGGACCGTGCTCGTACAGGAGGTGGATCGGCTCATCCCCGAGGTGGGGGCCCTGCTCGATCATTTCCGCTTCCTGCCGGACTGGCGGATCGACGACGTCATGGTGAGCTACGCCCCGACCGACGGCACGGTCGGGCCCCACATCGACAATTACGACGTCTTTCTGCTGCAGGGCCTCGGCCATCGTCGCTGGCAGATTGGGACCGAACCGGTGGCGACGGAGGAGATTGTGCCGGACCTCGACGTGCGCATCCTCGCCGACTTCGAGCCGGACGAGGAGTTTGTGCTCGGGCCGGGCGACATGCTCTATCTGCCGCCTCGCGTGGCCCATCACGGCATTGCCGAGGATGACGAGTGCATGACCTACTCGGTCGGTTTTCGTGCGCCCCGACACCAAGACCTCGTGGGCGCCTTTTTGCAGCACGCAATGGAGCAGCTCGATCCGGACGCCCGCTACAGTGACCCCGACCTCTCACCGGTGGAGAATGCGGGCGCAATTCCTGAACAGACGCGTACCAAGGTGTACGACCTGCTGCGCGGCCTCGTGGACGACGATGCTGCCATCGATCGATGGCTCGGGCAGTACCTCACGCGCCCGGATCGGGACCGGCAGGCCGTCCCGCCGCAAACGCCGGTGTCCGCTTCTGCCCTCGTTGAGGCTCTGAAACAGGGGATCGATCTGCGACGCGGCCCCGTCTCGCATCTCGCCTACGTGGAATATGAGGACACGGCCCTCCTCTTCGTCAACGGAGAGGCGCGTCGCCTCGACTCCGACCTCGCATACGCCGCGCCCATCATCACCGGCCGCGAGGTCGTTCCGGCCGATCGTCTGACGCCGTACCTTGACGACGACGCGTTCGTGGACCTCCTCGTGTCGCTAGTGAATGAAGGCATCCTGGAACAAGCAGCGCTCTAA
- a CDS encoding PKD domain-containing protein, which translates to MYRSQFSPFILLAIGLTTALLFVGCDSAGPSGEENPGDGESNEVPSAVADANNTTVNTGTEVTLDASSSEDPDGDDLSYSWSLNTPDGSTASLSDASAEQPTFTPDVAGDYVASVEVSDGTESSTDNVTVTAEAVKAVALSSNITTSRTFTPDTSYTVTSTICVENSSTLTIEDGVQVEFESGTGLKICGDGSAIVANGTASNGITFTGTTKQAGFWNGVGINSANINNELSGLTIEYAGGGELYTFIGSAAALQLQNESKVSISNSTFRNNDAYGVQADEGVEFTGFSNNTFENNGTSSMNVRARNIGAMDTGTTYGSYVRVYNGSISNQTLTVAPIGVPYRISGVRPIKDGSDVTVKAGTVFEFEQDSGLNVTGNATAFKVKGTSSNNVTFTGTTKQAGFWNGVGINSTNTNNELSGLTIEYAGGGELYTFIGSAAALQLQNESKVSISNSTFRNNDAYGVQADEGVEFTGFSNNTFENNGTSSMNVRARNIGAMDIGTTYGSYVRVYNGSISNQTLTVAPIGVPYRISGVRPIKDGSDVTVEAGTVFEFEQDSGLNVTGNATAFKAQGAKADSIVFTGTTKQAGFWSGIGFNSSNMTNELSYVKVEHGGGGELYTFIGDAANIQVRTNARITLENSLIKNSAAYGVYADDGASAVSESNNTYQGNADGGTNY; encoded by the coding sequence ATGTATCGATCCCAATTTTCGCCCTTTATCCTCCTAGCCATCGGGCTCACGACGGCCCTCTTGTTCGTGGGCTGCGATTCCGCTGGCCCCTCGGGAGAAGAAAATCCAGGGGACGGAGAAAGCAACGAGGTCCCCTCGGCCGTTGCCGACGCTAACAATACAACAGTTAACACCGGCACAGAGGTCACGCTCGATGCGTCCTCCTCAGAGGATCCGGACGGGGATGACCTTTCGTATTCCTGGTCGCTGAACACGCCCGATGGAAGCACTGCGTCCCTCTCCGATGCCTCCGCCGAACAACCGACGTTCACCCCCGATGTCGCGGGCGACTACGTTGCAAGCGTCGAGGTGTCGGACGGCACTGAGTCGAGCACCGATAACGTGACAGTGACCGCCGAGGCCGTGAAAGCGGTCGCCCTTAGCTCGAATATCACCACAAGTCGGACGTTCACGCCGGATACGTCATACACGGTCACGAGCACGATCTGTGTGGAGAATAGCTCGACGCTCACGATCGAGGACGGCGTACAGGTCGAGTTTGAATCCGGAACCGGACTCAAAATTTGTGGAGATGGATCCGCCATCGTTGCAAACGGCACGGCGTCCAACGGCATTACCTTTACGGGCACCACGAAGCAGGCCGGCTTCTGGAACGGTGTCGGCATCAACTCCGCCAACATCAACAACGAGCTGTCGGGCCTGACGATCGAATATGCGGGTGGCGGGGAGCTCTACACCTTCATCGGGTCGGCGGCAGCACTACAGCTGCAGAACGAAAGCAAGGTGTCAATCTCCAACTCCACCTTTCGCAACAACGACGCCTACGGCGTTCAGGCCGACGAAGGCGTCGAGTTTACCGGCTTCTCCAACAACACCTTCGAGAACAACGGCACCTCTTCGATGAACGTCCGCGCCCGCAACATCGGCGCAATGGACACCGGCACGACCTACGGCTCGTACGTCCGGGTCTACAACGGAAGCATCTCCAACCAGACCCTGACGGTGGCCCCGATTGGGGTGCCGTATCGCATTTCCGGCGTACGCCCGATTAAGGACGGGAGCGACGTCACCGTCAAGGCCGGTACCGTCTTCGAATTCGAGCAGGATAGCGGACTGAACGTGACCGGCAACGCAACGGCCTTCAAAGTAAAGGGGACGTCTTCAAACAACGTCACCTTCACGGGCACCACGAAGCAGGCCGGCTTCTGGAACGGTGTCGGCATCAACTCTACCAACACCAACAACGAGCTGTCGGGCCTGACGATCGAATATGCGGGTGGCGGGGAGCTCTACACCTTCATCGGGTCGGCGGCAGCACTACAGCTGCAGAACGAAAGCAAGGTGTCAATCTCCAACTCCACCTTTCGCAACAACGACGCCTACGGCGTTCAGGCCGACGAAGGCGTCGAGTTTACCGGCTTCTCCAACAACACCTTCGAGAACAACGGCACCTCTTCGATGAACGTCCGCGCCCGCAACATCGGCGCAATGGACATCGGCACGACCTACGGCTCGTACGTCCGGGTCTACAATGGAAGCATCTCCAACCAGACCCTGACGGTGGCCCCGATTGGGGTGCCGTATCGCATTTCCGGCGTACGCCCGATTAAGGACGGGAGCGACGTTACCGTCGAGGCTGGTACCGTCTTCGAATTCGAGCAGGATAGCGGACTGAACGTGACCGGCAACGCAACGGCCTTCAAGGCCCAGGGCGCAAAGGCAGATAGTATCGTCTTCACCGGAACGACGAAGCAGGCCGGGTTCTGGAGCGGCATTGGATTCAACTCCTCCAATATGACGAACGAGCTGTCGTATGTGAAGGTTGAGCACGGCGGCGGGGGTGAGCTCTATACCTTCATCGGCGATGCAGCCAACATCCAGGTCCGCACGAATGCCCGGATCACCCTTGAAAATTCGCTCATCAAAAACAGTGCAGCCTACGGCGTCTACGCCGACGACGGGGCGAGCGCTGTGTCGGAGAGCAATAACACGTATCAAGGGAATGCCGACGGAGGGACGAACTACTAA
- a CDS encoding STAS/SEC14 domain-containing protein yields MHELLDLPDSNIIGFHLSDTLTEDDYDNFVSELKSELEAHTTTRVFLEIESVDGWEPEEQWEELALDIRQVQDLDKVAIVGDDIWEPLMDKVELLFPMSQIQSYDSEDREEALAWIRGDMDVPGIGPGSVPDPQAGAQDEDEE; encoded by the coding sequence ATGCACGAGCTTCTCGACCTCCCGGATTCAAATATCATTGGTTTCCACCTCAGCGATACGCTGACGGAAGACGACTACGACAATTTCGTCTCGGAGCTAAAAAGCGAGTTGGAAGCGCACACGACGACGCGCGTCTTTCTGGAGATTGAGTCTGTGGATGGCTGGGAGCCGGAGGAGCAGTGGGAAGAGTTGGCGCTCGACATTCGCCAGGTGCAGGACCTCGACAAGGTGGCTATTGTCGGGGACGACATCTGGGAACCGCTGATGGATAAGGTTGAGCTCCTGTTCCCGATGTCGCAGATTCAGTCCTACGACAGCGAGGATCGAGAAGAGGCGCTAGCGTGGATTCGGGGAGACATGGACGTGCCGGGCATCGGGCCGGGAAGCGTGCCGGATCCGCAGGCGGGCGCACAGGACGAAGATGAGGAGTAG
- a CDS encoding Lrp/AsnC family transcriptional regulator: MDASDLSDLEATVLQAVHAEGSADLYDLARIVGTGPRSVQDAVQRLSDERLVIVAERGMEVHCTPAGTDLAHTLKVRGR, from the coding sequence ATGGATGCTTCCGACCTCTCCGACCTTGAGGCAACGGTCCTTCAGGCGGTGCACGCCGAGGGCAGTGCCGATCTCTACGACCTTGCCCGCATTGTGGGCACGGGGCCGCGGTCCGTGCAAGACGCTGTGCAACGTTTGTCGGATGAGCGACTGGTGATTGTCGCGGAGCGGGGCATGGAGGTGCATTGTACTCCGGCTGGGACCGACCTTGCACACACGTTGAAGGTGCGGGGACGGTAG
- a CDS encoding ABC transporter ATP-binding protein, with protein sequence MIRLDAVTKRYGDETAVRDVSLFISAEQTTVLIGPSGSGKSTLLRLMIGLTRPEAGTVTIQGIPLTDANVLSLRRRMGYVIQEGGLFPHLTGWDNVALMAQHLGWERDRIDARIEELTELVQLAPDRLAQYPSELSGGQRQRVSLMRALMLDPDVLLLDEPLGALDPMIRSDLQDDLRAIFRRLGKTVIFVTHDIGEAGFFGDHVVLLQDGAIEQQGKMSALVRDPASPFVTDFIQAQRAPLENLSDEGQG encoded by the coding sequence ATGATTCGACTCGACGCGGTCACCAAGCGATATGGCGACGAAACCGCCGTACGCGACGTCTCCTTATTCATTTCCGCGGAGCAGACCACTGTGCTGATTGGGCCGTCTGGAAGCGGCAAGTCGACCCTGCTGCGTCTCATGATCGGTCTCACACGACCGGAGGCCGGAACGGTGACGATACAGGGGATCCCCCTCACGGACGCCAATGTGCTGTCCCTGCGGCGCCGGATGGGGTATGTCATTCAAGAAGGGGGACTTTTTCCTCACCTCACCGGCTGGGACAATGTGGCCCTCATGGCCCAGCACCTTGGTTGGGAACGCGACCGCATCGACGCCCGGATTGAGGAGCTGACCGAGCTCGTGCAGCTCGCCCCCGATCGTCTCGCCCAGTACCCGAGCGAACTCTCCGGGGGACAGCGCCAGCGCGTGAGTTTAATGCGGGCCCTCATGCTCGATCCGGATGTGCTCCTGCTCGACGAGCCCCTCGGCGCCCTCGACCCGATGATCCGCTCCGACCTGCAGGACGATCTCCGCGCCATTTTTCGGCGGCTTGGCAAGACGGTCATCTTTGTCACACACGACATCGGAGAGGCGGGCTTCTTTGGGGACCATGTGGTGCTTCTTCAGGACGGCGCCATCGAACAGCAGGGGAAAATGTCGGCACTCGTTCGCGACCCGGCCTCCCCGTTCGTCACCGACTTCATCCAGGCCCAGCGCGCACCACTTGAGAATCTGAGCGACGAAGGTCAAGGATAG
- a CDS encoding glycine betaine ABC transporter substrate-binding protein, which produces MNVRAVHQSRFPILLLLAALLAAPARGQAPDSALTVGSKKFTENVLLGWMGTHLLRADGLSATHREELGGSRFLWEALVRGDIDAYPEYTGTLRQEILANRAIPSSPDSLRAVLASYGVGMTAPIGFNNTYALGMRADHADSLGIKTIGDLRQHPDLRLGFSNEFMDRGDGWPSLKRAYDLPQTARGVDHDLAYRGLANGQLDVIDLYSTDAEIERYDLRVLADTKEHFPAYEAIFLYRRDLQTRAPTALSALKRLEGQIPADTMQALNARSKIDQEDEGKVAADFVNQTFGLSTVADTETRIERLRRYTVDHLVLVGFSLGLAIVCGIPLGIVAAKRRLLGPGILLVVGVIYTVPALALLAIMVPPLGLGRVPAVTALFLYSLLPIVWTTYTGLKDLSPPLLESAEALGLSAGARLWRVEIPLAARSILAGIKIATVINIGAATLGALIGAGGYGQPILTGIRRANLGLILEGTVPAGVLTILALALFEALERGLLPRSMRS; this is translated from the coding sequence ATGAACGTGCGTGCAGTCCACCAGTCTCGATTCCCCATCCTCCTCCTGCTGGCGGCACTGCTTGCGGCCCCGGCACGCGGACAGGCTCCGGACTCCGCCCTAACCGTCGGCTCCAAAAAGTTTACGGAGAATGTGCTCCTGGGCTGGATGGGTACGCATCTCCTTCGCGCCGACGGCCTGTCGGCCACGCACCGTGAGGAGTTGGGCGGATCTCGATTTCTCTGGGAGGCCCTCGTGCGGGGCGACATTGATGCTTATCCCGAGTACACCGGCACACTGCGGCAGGAAATCCTCGCCAACCGGGCCATTCCGTCCTCGCCCGACAGCCTTCGGGCCGTTCTGGCCTCGTACGGGGTGGGCATGACCGCCCCCATCGGCTTCAACAACACCTACGCGCTTGGCATGCGCGCAGACCACGCCGATTCCCTCGGCATCAAAACGATCGGCGATCTGCGCCAGCACCCGGACTTGCGTCTCGGCTTCTCGAACGAGTTTATGGATCGAGGCGACGGGTGGCCCTCGCTAAAACGTGCCTACGACCTGCCGCAGACGGCGCGAGGAGTGGATCACGATCTCGCATACCGGGGGCTTGCCAATGGGCAGCTGGACGTAATCGATCTCTATTCGACCGACGCTGAGATTGAGCGGTACGACCTGCGCGTACTGGCAGATACGAAAGAGCACTTTCCCGCCTACGAGGCTATTTTTCTTTACCGTCGCGATCTCCAGACCCGCGCACCGACGGCCCTCTCGGCCTTGAAGCGGCTCGAAGGCCAGATTCCGGCCGATACGATGCAGGCCCTGAACGCGCGCTCCAAGATCGACCAGGAGGACGAAGGCAAAGTGGCAGCCGACTTCGTCAATCAGACGTTTGGGCTATCCACCGTCGCCGATACCGAGACGAGGATCGAGCGGCTGCGTCGGTATACCGTGGACCACCTCGTCCTCGTCGGATTCTCATTGGGGCTCGCCATTGTGTGTGGCATCCCGTTGGGCATTGTGGCCGCGAAGCGACGACTTCTCGGGCCCGGGATTCTTCTGGTTGTGGGCGTGATTTATACAGTTCCGGCCCTGGCCCTGCTGGCAATCATGGTGCCCCCCCTCGGGTTGGGACGCGTGCCAGCCGTGACGGCCCTGTTTCTTTACAGTCTCCTGCCCATCGTATGGACGACGTACACCGGGCTGAAGGACCTCTCGCCCCCTTTGCTGGAGTCGGCGGAAGCACTGGGGCTCTCGGCGGGGGCCAGGCTGTGGCGGGTGGAGATTCCACTGGCGGCGCGCTCTATTCTTGCCGGCATCAAGATCGCCACCGTGATTAACATCGGCGCAGCCACGCTCGGCGCCCTCATCGGGGCGGGGGGCTACGGGCAGCCCATTCTCACTGGCATCCGGCGCGCCAACCTGGGGCTCATCCTGGAAGGCACCGTGCCGGCGGGCGTGCTTACCATCCTCGCGCTGGCCCTGTTCGAGGCCCTGGAGCGTGGACTTCTGCCGCGGTCGATGCGGTCGTAG
- a CDS encoding plastocyanin/azurin family copper-binding protein, whose product MRSRLLSLPVLVLLAVGLVGCGGSSDSSSSASSTQSSTTGTTQSAASGDVDQTITLQPKGNQMKFKQTEFTVAPGQTIKLVFENTATSPSMQHNVLVINSTKDEVFRRVGEAGMSAGSANDYVPEDDAIIAHTPIAPPGETVSVTFTVPEQAGDYGYLCTFPGHWATMQGTMHVKKSAA is encoded by the coding sequence ATGCGCTCCCGACTTCTTTCGCTTCCTGTTCTCGTACTCCTCGCCGTGGGCCTCGTTGGCTGCGGTGGGAGTTCCGACTCGTCGTCCTCGGCGTCGTCGACGCAGTCGAGTACCACCGGCACGACGCAGTCCGCTGCGTCCGGCGATGTGGACCAGACGATTACGCTGCAGCCGAAGGGCAATCAGATGAAGTTTAAACAGACGGAGTTTACCGTTGCACCAGGGCAGACGATCAAGCTCGTGTTTGAGAATACGGCCACCAGCCCCTCGATGCAGCACAATGTGCTCGTCATCAACTCGACGAAGGACGAGGTCTTTCGCCGTGTGGGCGAGGCGGGCATGAGCGCTGGCTCAGCGAACGATTACGTGCCGGAGGACGACGCAATTATCGCGCACACCCCGATTGCGCCGCCGGGCGAAACGGTGTCCGTGACCTTCACGGTTCCGGAGCAGGCCGGTGACTACGGCTATCTCTGCACGTTCCCGGGCCACTGGGCCACGATGCAGGGCACCATGCACGTGAAGAAGTCGGCAGCGTAG
- a CDS encoding plastocyanin/azurin family copper-binding protein, protein MRHLFTITLITFALVLTGCGSSESSDATSSSSTTVDRTVTLHPKKNLLKYKETEFTVAPGETIKLVFENTATSPSMLHNVVVLNTEPKKEVLWRVGEAGVAAGEDQEYVPDDEAVLTATPMADPGETVSVTFTVPEEPGAYGYLCTFPGHYVSMYGTMHVRTDPST, encoded by the coding sequence ATGCGCCATCTATTCACCATCACACTTATCACGTTCGCCCTCGTCCTGACCGGCTGCGGCTCCTCCGAGTCGTCCGACGCCACGTCGTCGAGTTCGACCACTGTGGATCGGACGGTCACTCTGCACCCGAAGAAGAATCTGCTGAAATACAAGGAGACGGAGTTTACCGTGGCCCCCGGCGAGACGATCAAGCTGGTCTTTGAGAATACCGCCACGAGTCCGTCGATGCTCCACAATGTCGTGGTTCTCAACACCGAGCCGAAGAAGGAGGTGCTGTGGCGGGTCGGCGAAGCGGGCGTTGCTGCCGGAGAAGACCAGGAGTACGTTCCCGACGACGAGGCCGTGTTGACCGCCACGCCCATGGCTGATCCGGGCGAGACGGTATCGGTGACATTTACGGTCCCGGAAGAACCGGGCGCATACGGGTATCTCTGCACCTTTCCCGGTCATTACGTTTCAATGTACGGCACCATGCACGTGCGGACCGACCCCTCGACCTAA
- the nosZ gene encoding Sec-dependent nitrous-oxide reductase produces MQHVKLLFLAVLTLGLVGCGSGSSSSNSNDGAPASYVPPGEKDDYYLFYSGGHSGQVFVAGMPSLREIQTVPVFTPSPGHGYGFSKKSKEMMGEYRWGDVHHPGLSKTDGTYDGRWLFVNDNANNRVARISLRDFRTKQILGPIPNSMGNHGSSFVTPNTEYLLVATRFSVPLPKGSHAPVETYQENFNGIVSGVDIDQETGEMSVGWQVKTPPFNWDLGSTGKGPSDGWAFWTSYNTEMAHDSLEINASQRDRDFAAFVNWERAEEVVQNQDVNTRNGVPLIDPAEHEGVMYFVPVSKSPHGIDASPSGRWIVASGKLQPTTTVFDFEQVKTAIENEDFQGEFRGVPVLNYDSIVEGEVPVGQGPLHTQYDGEGNAYTSLFIESAVAKWSLPPWDEETKQDMSQAVTDKINVHYNIGHLVIPGSDTKEPYGDWLVAMNKLKKDRGLSVGPEMPETSQLIDISGEEMEMIEEDYTAPEPHFAQAVPADVIDPIEVYKQENNDHPEARWEPENTGVTRNGDQVTVHMISKRSQYYPDKVEVEQGDEVTFHLTNIEQVSDMIHGFGIAEHNMNGVVAPGETKTFTITADKAGVYPFYCTNFCSALHQEMQGYLEVKPQ; encoded by the coding sequence ATGCAACATGTAAAGTTATTATTTCTCGCTGTTCTCACCCTGGGTCTTGTGGGATGTGGAAGCGGTTCGTCTTCCTCCAACTCGAACGATGGAGCGCCTGCGTCCTACGTCCCGCCTGGAGAGAAGGACGACTACTATCTCTTTTATTCCGGCGGCCACTCCGGGCAGGTCTTCGTGGCTGGCATGCCGTCGCTTCGTGAGATCCAGACCGTTCCGGTGTTCACGCCCTCGCCGGGGCACGGCTACGGCTTCAGTAAGAAGTCAAAGGAAATGATGGGCGAGTACCGGTGGGGCGACGTGCACCACCCCGGCCTCTCGAAGACCGACGGCACGTACGACGGCCGCTGGCTCTTCGTGAACGACAACGCCAACAACCGGGTGGCCCGCATTAGCCTTCGCGATTTCCGGACGAAGCAGATCCTGGGTCCCATTCCAAACTCCATGGGGAACCACGGGTCCTCGTTCGTGACGCCCAACACCGAATATCTGCTTGTGGCGACTCGCTTCTCCGTTCCACTGCCGAAGGGAAGTCACGCCCCGGTGGAGACGTACCAGGAGAACTTCAACGGCATCGTGAGCGGTGTGGACATTGACCAGGAGACCGGGGAAATGAGCGTAGGGTGGCAGGTGAAGACGCCACCGTTCAACTGGGACCTTGGCTCCACTGGTAAGGGCCCAAGCGACGGATGGGCGTTCTGGACCTCCTACAACACGGAGATGGCCCACGACTCTTTGGAGATCAATGCCAGCCAGCGTGACCGCGACTTCGCCGCGTTCGTGAACTGGGAGCGCGCCGAGGAGGTCGTGCAGAACCAGGACGTGAACACCCGCAACGGCGTCCCGCTCATCGACCCTGCGGAGCACGAGGGCGTCATGTACTTCGTCCCGGTGAGCAAGTCGCCTCACGGCATCGACGCGTCCCCGTCGGGCCGCTGGATCGTGGCGTCGGGTAAGCTGCAGCCGACGACCACCGTGTTCGACTTTGAGCAGGTGAAGACGGCCATTGAGAATGAAGACTTCCAGGGCGAATTCCGTGGCGTGCCCGTGCTGAACTACGACAGCATCGTCGAAGGGGAGGTGCCGGTCGGGCAGGGACCGCTCCACACCCAGTATGACGGAGAGGGCAACGCGTATACCTCGCTCTTCATCGAGTCGGCTGTGGCGAAGTGGTCGCTGCCGCCGTGGGACGAGGAGACGAAGCAGGACATGAGCCAGGCCGTGACGGACAAGATCAACGTCCACTACAACATCGGCCACCTCGTGATCCCGGGCAGTGATACGAAGGAGCCGTACGGCGATTGGCTCGTGGCGATGAATAAGCTCAAGAAGGATCGTGGCCTGTCGGTCGGGCCCGAAATGCCGGAGACGAGCCAGCTCATCGACATCTCGGGCGAAGAGATGGAGATGATCGAAGAGGACTACACGGCGCCCGAGCCGCACTTTGCGCAGGCCGTACCGGCGGACGTGATCGATCCGATCGAGGTCTATAAGCAGGAAAACAACGATCATCCCGAGGCGCGATGGGAGCCGGAAAACACGGGTGTGACGCGCAACGGCGATCAGGTGACCGTCCACATGATCTCGAAGCGCAGCCAGTACTACCCGGACAAGGTTGAAGTGGAGCAGGGCGATGAGGTCACGTTCCACCTGACGAACATCGAGCAGGTGTCGGACATGATTCATGGCTTCGGCATCGCTGAACACAACATGAACGGCGTGGTCGCTCCCGGCGAGACGAAGACGTTCACGATCACGGCCGATAAGGCAGGCGTTTATCCGTTCTACTGCACCAACTTCTGCTCGGCCCTTCACCAGGAGATGCAGGGATACCTGGAGGTCAAACCGCAGTAA